TTTCAGGTTGCAGATGAGTTCATCAAGCGACGAGGAGATACCGAATGGTGAAGTCttctttcctgcaaaaaaatttaaAACAGTGAATTAAACATGATCTTTTCTTTCCTGCAAAATCAAAAGTAACATGATCATTTTCGATGTGAATCTTTGGATAGGTTCCTCGAAGGCAATTTCGAGAGCTATGTGCGGAAGATGAGGAAGCCTCACGCCTGGGGAGGAGAACCTGAGCTGCTCATGTGCTCACATGTTCTTGGGTAGGCACCTTTCTTTACATGTGCAATCAATTTGTAGGTTTATATTCTGAAATGTAATTGCTTACGAGGAATGTCAACACTGCTTGCAGGATGCCCATCACCGTCCACATGTACACCAAGGGCACCGATAACCCCAGGATCATAGCAGAGTATGGCCAGGAGTACGCCAAGGACAACCCGGTCCGTGTTCTATACGACGGTTATGGGCACTACGACGCGCTGCAGCCATCTCTTGTAAGAACACAACCAAGACTGTAAGTTACTAGTACAACACTGTGCAAAATCCGACAACATTTGGCCTACTCTTTTGAGTTGAGGAACCAATGTTCCCTCCTGTCAATTTGCAGGAGAGGAGCGTAGCTAACCGGAGAATGGCGCGCTATGTAAGCTTCTTCTACTACTTCTCTAGGGCAGCCGCATAAATTCCGACATCTGCTGCAACTTGGTTTCGTTCGAGTTGGCAGATCACGGTATAGCACATATGGAGGTTCAGCCCGGGTTCGCTGCTCTATCGTTCGATCTTCTTCGAGGCTGATGTATAAATAATAAGCTTCGCGTGTGTAACTCCTGATCCAGTCAGGGAATTTAACTGCATAAACTTACACTGCGTCCAGCTTAAAATGGAGTGTTTTGTGTAAATTCTGGAATATTTTACTCTGAAAGCTTTGCTGATGGACATATGGTTCGCCGACAATTGCTTCGAAGCAACTGAATTCTCACGGCGAATGTGAATACAATCTTTCTCAGAGTATGAATACAATCTTATTTTGTTATGTTGGTCACTGATTTTCCTCTAGGATTGCTACATAGAAAATAAAATGTGTGCATAATCATCATTTGAGGGCTCTCCTTAGACTGATATTTGCCCAATTGACACATGCCTATCGagtattactccctctgtaaacaaatataagaacgtttagatcaatactttagtgatctaaatgctcttatatttctttacggagggggtACTAACCAATACAGTGATGATTAGTAAAAGACTAGCCCGGAACCAGCAGAGGAAAAAAACCCAGAACTATGGGGCACGTTCAAAGGAGGCTCTTTTCTACGAAGATAGAAGATGCTTGGAAATACCTGGATTAGAAGATTGGAGATACCAAACAGAAAGGTGGCTCTtttctatgaagatagaagatgctTGGAAGTACCGGGGTCGGCAGAGTTGTTCTCAAAGAGAAACGGTGCAGAAAAGGCTAGATCCCAGCTCGGAGGTTCCGAATGGATTTGCTCGGGAGTACTGGACCTATAATGGGACTCAAAGGGCCGAAGCAAATTGAGAAGGGCTCGAAAGTGCCGGGAAAAAGTCATGCTCGGATGTACCAGAGCTAACAGAGTTGATCTCAAAGGAAACATAGCTCGGTGGTACTGGAGAAATTTCTTGGCAGTTCTGACTCGGGGAAAATAGGGTTCACTCGACAGAGCACACACCCTCAATAGTACTGGGTAGAATTACTCGAAGGTACCAAGGCTAGGAAAAACGAAGGATTGAGTGGCAGGAGTAAAATTCTGAGGGACTTTGGTTGAGGATTTTATCTTGGAGTTCAACCATTGTTCTTTTATTTGTGCCCTTCTGATAGTATAATTGTACTAACATTGATGTGAACTTTGGATTCACCAAAGACCTATAAATTACATCCTGGGAGTTTGAAGCAAGTAACCACCTGAAGATGTAAAAGTAGGAGTCACACTCACATATGGGGACTAATTTACTGAAATAAATTTGATGAACTCTTAGTCATATCAATTGTCTTGCCATTCATCACGAAAGCCCGATAAGATGCACTTTCAATTGGCCATATAGATCCAAGATGTTTAATGAAAGGATAAGGATGAAACAATGTGCCATTTCGCCCAATCTTTGTGAGTCACACTCACATAAGGATGTAAAAGTAGGAGTCACACTCACATATGGGGACTAATTTACTGAAATAAATTTGATGAACTCTTAGTCATATCAATTGTCTTGCCATTCATCACGAAAGCCCGATAAGATGCACTTTCAATTGGCCATATAGATCCAAGATGTTTAATGAAAGGATAAGGATGAAACAATGTGCCATTTCGCCCAATCTTTGTACTAGAGGTCACTGCCTGTAAAATGGGTGTCTCGCCATTTTTTCATGAATTTTGGGAGGTAGAACTATGTTGGAGAATTTATTGGCTAATGGGAATTGAAACGGATTTTTTTTTAAGATGCAAATATTGGACTTGACATGATTATGTTTTtgctgttttttttgtgtgtgggattTATCACAAGTATTGTGGTGTCCTCTTTGGAAAGGCAACATTAGGGTTTAAGATTTCCAAAGGATTACACTTACAATTTGAGGAAAAGCTCAAGGAGATGGGACCCTTGGGTACCAATAATTGGTGGGAGATATTTCTTGTCTTGGATGAAAAGAATCATTGTGATCAAAGACCACCACAAGATCCTAAATCCagttaaagaagaagaaaaaaacatatCTAGCTTGTTCTCATGCACGCAATGACATCTCTTTCTGCAACCTTCCTTTCCTCATACAAAAGACCAACTTTTATGAAAACATTATTACCAaacataatcatcataatatatgcAGCCCAAAGCCTGGGAAGAAAGTACACGGTGGCAAAGATGACAAAATGCTGGTCCTGTTAGGACAGGCTTTTGACCAACAATTACTTTATGAGTTTATGTGACACCAAACTGATGTCTTAGATTCATATTCCATGTACTTCATGTGACAGAAAATCCATGTCATTAGACTCGTATTCCAAAGTACTTTATGTGACATAAAATCCATGTCATTAGACTCATATTCCAAAGTACTTTATgaatatgacaaaatttatatattaATAGTGTAATTGTTGGTCAAAGGTACCATTTGAAAAGAGGGAGTATAAGACTATAAGTACAACATTAGAAAAAATAAGGGAGGGCTACAATTTTCACAGGTGAATAACTTCTTGCTATATCAGATACCCACAGCATACTAGTACATGATTGTTG
The Triticum dicoccoides isolate Atlit2015 ecotype Zavitan chromosome 3A, WEW_v2.0, whole genome shotgun sequence genome window above contains:
- the LOC119269838 gene encoding OVARIAN TUMOR DOMAIN-containing deubiquitinating enzyme 4-like, whose protein sequence is MSDRELPPPLRSIRITGDGRCLFRSVAYGACIRRGKQSPSDSAQKELADELRAKVADEFIKRRGDTEWFLEGNFESYVRKMRKPHAWGGEPELLMCSHVLGMPITVHMYTKGTDNPRIIAEYGQEYAKDNPVRVLYDGYGHYDALQPSLVRTQPRLRGA